From a single Pseudomonas triticicola genomic region:
- the flgC gene encoding flagellar basal body rod protein FlgC, producing MSLSSVFNIAGSGMSAQTTRLNTVASNIANAETVSSSIDQTYRARHPVFATMFQGGQAGGSNSLFQNQDAAGQGVQVLGVVEDQSNLEARYEPNHPAADAKGYVYYPNVNVVEEMADMISASRSFQTNAEMMNTAKTMMQKVLTLGQ from the coding sequence ATGTCCCTGTCCAGCGTTTTCAACATTGCCGGCAGCGGCATGAGCGCGCAGACCACGCGTCTGAACACCGTGGCGTCGAACATCGCCAACGCCGAAACCGTTTCGTCGAGCATCGACCAGACCTACCGCGCCCGTCATCCGGTATTCGCCACCATGTTCCAGGGCGGCCAGGCAGGCGGCAGCAATTCGCTGTTCCAGAACCAGGACGCTGCCGGGCAGGGCGTGCAGGTGCTCGGCGTTGTCGAAGACCAGAGCAATCTTGAAGCGCGCTACGAGCCGAACCATCCGGCCGCCGACGCCAAGGGCTACGTCTACTACCCGAACGTCAACGTGGTGGAAGAAATGGCTGACATGATTTCCGCGAGCCGCTCGTTCCAGACCAACGCGGAAATGATGAACACCGCCAAAACCATGATGCAGAAGGTACTGACCCTCGGTCAGTAA
- a CDS encoding ATP-binding protein, translated as MNSIFLRIYGGMCAALILVAVLGVLALNLLNQVRSEQYRERLAHGTFSLMADNLQPMNQTERHRALLVWERLLGIPLTLKKFSETDLDLAQRTRVLRGQALVEQTGPHAAKVYRLISEKEQMMLVGEVQQISEQLARATIYLLADELVRVPVGEQPKRLAQIKQEKGFGFDLRLVTVNDADMDEDQSRRVAEGDTVMALGKGGDSIRVFAGMVGTPWVLEIGPLYQMNPYPPEWLVLIAALGLTLIGLIVYLLVRQLERRLRGLEAAATRIAKGSLETRVPARGADSVGRLALAFNGMAEHLQQLLAIQRELVRAVSHELRTPVARLRFGLEMIGTATTPQALEKYREGMDHDIEDLDKLVDEMLTYARLEQGSPALTFQRIDLDALVNQVIAELAPLRAEVTVQRGLCLSSADNDGAWVEAEPRYLHRALQNLVGNAMRHAHSQVTVSYQVGQLRCRIDVEDDGPGVPEVAWERIFTPFLRLDDSRTRASGGHGLGLSIVRRIIHWHDGRAIIGKSKSLGGACFSLSWPRNQERR; from the coding sequence GTGAACTCGATCTTCCTGCGCATCTACGGCGGCATGTGCGCCGCGCTGATTCTGGTGGCGGTACTCGGCGTGCTGGCGCTGAACCTGCTCAATCAGGTGCGCAGCGAGCAATACCGCGAGCGCCTGGCCCACGGCACCTTCTCGCTGATGGCCGACAATCTGCAACCGATGAACCAGACCGAACGCCATCGCGCGCTGCTGGTGTGGGAGCGGCTGCTCGGTATTCCGCTGACGCTGAAGAAATTCTCTGAAACCGACCTTGATCTGGCCCAGCGCACCCGTGTGCTGCGCGGTCAGGCGCTGGTCGAGCAGACCGGGCCTCACGCGGCCAAGGTCTATCGGCTGATCAGCGAAAAAGAGCAAATGATGCTGGTGGGCGAGGTGCAGCAGATCAGCGAGCAACTGGCCCGGGCGACCATTTACCTGCTGGCCGATGAACTGGTGCGGGTACCGGTCGGCGAACAGCCCAAACGTCTGGCGCAGATAAAACAGGAAAAGGGCTTTGGCTTCGATCTGCGTCTGGTCACGGTAAATGACGCCGACATGGACGAAGACCAGAGCCGCCGCGTAGCCGAGGGCGATACGGTGATGGCGCTGGGCAAGGGCGGCGATTCGATCCGTGTGTTTGCCGGCATGGTTGGCACGCCGTGGGTGCTGGAAATTGGCCCGCTGTATCAGATGAATCCGTACCCGCCGGAGTGGCTGGTATTGATTGCCGCGCTCGGTCTGACCCTGATCGGCCTTATCGTTTATCTGTTGGTGCGTCAGCTCGAGCGACGTTTGCGCGGCCTCGAAGCGGCGGCCACGCGCATCGCCAAGGGCAGCCTGGAAACCCGTGTGCCGGCGCGCGGTGCCGACTCGGTCGGGCGGCTGGCGTTGGCGTTCAATGGCATGGCCGAGCACTTGCAACAGTTGCTGGCGATCCAGCGTGAACTGGTGCGCGCGGTATCCCATGAACTGCGCACGCCGGTGGCGCGGCTGCGTTTCGGTCTGGAAATGATCGGCACGGCCACCACTCCGCAGGCGCTGGAAAAATACCGCGAAGGCATGGATCACGACATCGAAGACCTCGATAAGCTGGTCGACGAGATGCTCACTTACGCACGCCTGGAGCAGGGCTCGCCGGCGCTGACCTTCCAGCGCATCGATCTGGATGCGCTGGTCAATCAGGTAATCGCAGAATTGGCGCCGCTGCGCGCCGAGGTCACGGTACAGCGCGGATTGTGTCTGTCATCGGCCGACAACGACGGCGCCTGGGTCGAGGCCGAGCCGCGTTATTTGCATCGGGCGCTGCAGAATCTGGTGGGCAACGCGATGCGCCATGCGCATTCGCAGGTGACGGTGAGTTATCAGGTCGGTCAGTTGCGTTGCCGGATTGACGTCGAGGACGACGGGCCGGGCGTGCCGGAGGTGGCATGGGAGCGGATCTTCACGCCGTTCCTGCGCTTGGACGATAGCCGCACGCGGGCCTCGGGCGGGCATGGTCTGGGACTGTCGATTGTGCGGCGGATCATTCACTGGCACGACGGCCGCGCGATCATTGGCAAGAGCAAGAGTCTGGGTGGGGCGTGCTTCAGTCTGAGCTGGCCGAGGAATCAGGAGCGCCGCTGA
- a CDS encoding dienelactone hydrolase family protein, which produces MRLFLALTLLAVSSFTQAAIKTEEIPYQSADGSQLIGYYAYDDAIKGPRPGVVVVHEWWGLNDYAKRRARDLAELGYSALAIDMYGEGKNTEHPKDAMAFMQAATKDADAASKRFAAGLDLLKKQKQTDPNKIAAIGYCFGGAVVLNAARQGVPLAGVVSFHGALATKTPATPGSVKAKILVEHGALDSMVTQDHVTAFKSEMDKAGADYQFVSLDGAKHGFSNPDADRLSHGEHGGPDIGYNKAADEKSWADMQAFFKKIFG; this is translated from the coding sequence ATGCGCCTGTTCCTCGCCCTCACTTTGCTGGCGGTCAGCAGCTTCACCCAGGCTGCGATCAAGACTGAAGAAATCCCCTACCAAAGCGCCGACGGCAGCCAACTGATCGGCTACTACGCCTATGACGACGCGATCAAAGGCCCACGCCCCGGCGTTGTCGTGGTCCACGAATGGTGGGGGCTGAACGATTACGCCAAGCGCCGCGCGCGGGATCTCGCCGAACTCGGCTACAGCGCGCTGGCCATCGATATGTACGGCGAAGGCAAGAACACCGAGCACCCGAAAGACGCCATGGCTTTCATGCAGGCAGCGACCAAGGACGCCGATGCCGCCAGTAAACGTTTCGCCGCCGGGCTCGATCTGTTGAAGAAGCAAAAGCAGACCGACCCGAACAAAATCGCCGCCATCGGCTATTGCTTCGGTGGCGCCGTGGTGCTGAATGCGGCGCGTCAGGGTGTGCCGCTGGCCGGCGTGGTGAGTTTCCATGGCGCGCTGGCAACCAAGACCCCGGCGACTCCGGGCAGCGTCAAGGCGAAAATCCTCGTCGAGCACGGTGCGCTGGACAGCATGGTCACTCAGGACCACGTCACCGCGTTCAAGTCGGAGATGGACAAGGCCGGGGCGGACTACCAGTTCGTCAGTCTGGATGGCGCCAAGCATGGCTTCAGCAATCCGGATGCCGATCGCCTGAGCCATGGCGAGCATGGCGGGCCGGACATTGGTTACAACAAGGCGGCGGACGAGAAGTCGTGGGCGGATATGCAGGCGTTCTTCAAGAAAATTTTCGGTTGA
- a CDS encoding response regulator transcription factor: MKLLVVEDEALLRHHLQTRLTESGHVVESVANAEEALYQTGQYNFDLAVIDLGLPGMGGLDLIRQLRSGGKTFPILILTARGNWQDKVEGLAAGADDYVVKPFQFEELDARLNALLRRSSGFTQSTIVAGPLLLDLNRKQASLDEQPLALTAYEYRILEYLMRHHQQVVPKDRLMEQLYPDDDERDPNVIEVLVGRLRRKLEGPAGFKPIDTVRGLGYLFNERCT; the protein is encoded by the coding sequence ATGAAACTGTTGGTCGTCGAAGACGAGGCGCTGTTGCGTCATCACCTGCAAACCCGTCTGACGGAGAGCGGTCACGTGGTCGAGTCCGTGGCCAATGCCGAGGAGGCGCTGTACCAGACCGGCCAGTACAACTTCGATCTGGCAGTGATCGATCTCGGCCTGCCGGGCATGGGCGGGCTCGACCTGATCCGCCAGTTGCGCTCGGGCGGCAAAACCTTCCCGATCCTCATACTCACCGCGCGCGGCAACTGGCAGGACAAGGTCGAAGGCCTCGCCGCCGGTGCCGACGATTACGTGGTCAAGCCGTTCCAGTTCGAAGAACTCGACGCACGCCTGAACGCATTGCTGCGGCGCTCCAGCGGTTTCACCCAGTCGACCATCGTTGCCGGGCCGTTGCTGCTCGACCTCAATCGCAAACAGGCCAGCCTCGATGAACAACCGCTGGCGCTGACCGCTTACGAATACCGCATCCTCGAATACCTCATGCGCCACCATCAGCAGGTAGTGCCCAAGGATCGCTTGATGGAGCAGCTGTATCCGGATGACGACGAGCGCGATCCGAATGTCATCGAAGTGCTGGTCGGCCGTCTGCGCCGCAAACTCGAAGGCCCGGCCGGGTTCAAACCGATCGACACCGTGCGCGGCCTTGGCTACCTGTTCAATGAGCGCTGCACTTGA
- a CDS encoding ribonucleoside-diphosphate reductase subunit alpha: MQTDTTRENPQGTLPQAADSTSDLAATAPGQLRVIKRNGTVVPYTDDKITVAITKAFLAVEGGTAAASSRIHDTVARLTEQVTATFKRRMPSGGTIHIEEIQDQVELALMRAGEQKVARDYVIYRDGRSKERAAHAPAEAAVNAHPSIRITRADGSLAPLDMGRLNTIVTEACEGLEEVDGDLIQRETLKNLYDGVALTDVNTALVMTARTLVEREPNYSFVTARLLMDTLRAEGLNFLEVAESATHHEMADLYAKALPAYIAKGIEFELLNPVLATFDLEKLGKAINHERDQQFTYLGLQTLYDRYFIHKDGVRFELPQIFFMRVAMGLAIEEKQKEDRAIEFYNLLSSFDYMASTPTLFNAGTLRPQLSSCYLTTVPDDLSGIYHAIHDNAMLSKFAGGLGNDWTPVRALGSYIKGTNGKSQGVVPFLKVVNDTAVAVNQGGKRKGAVCAYLETWHMDIEEFIELRKNTGDDRRRTHDMNTANWIPDLFMKRVFDDGKWTLFSPSEVPDLHDLTGKAFEERYEYYEALTEYPGKVKLFKTIQAKDLWRKMLSMLFETGHPWLTFKDPCNLRSPQQHVGVVHSSNLCTEITLNTNKDEIAVCNLGSINLPNHIVDGKLDTAKLQRTVNTAVRMLDNVIDINYYSVPQAKNSNFRHRPVGLGIMGFQDALYLQHIAYGSDAAVEFADKSMEAVSYYAIQASCDLADERGAYETFNGSLWSKGILPLDSQQILIEQRGEKYIDVDLKETLDWAPVRARVQKGIRNSNIMAIAPTATIANITGVSQSIEPTYQNLYVKSNLSGEFTVINPYLVRDLKARGLWDSVMINDLKYYDGSVQQIERIPQELKELYATAFEVDTKWIVDAASRRQKWIDQAQSLNLYIAGASGKKLDVTYRMAWYRGLKTTYYLRALAATSTEKSTINTGKLNAVSSGGNHGDDSVLAAPAGPAPVPKACAIDEPDCEACQ, from the coding sequence ATGCAAACCGACACAACTCGCGAGAACCCGCAGGGCACCTTGCCGCAGGCCGCCGATTCGACTTCGGATCTGGCAGCCACCGCGCCTGGCCAGCTGCGCGTGATCAAGCGTAATGGCACTGTCGTTCCTTACACCGATGACAAGATCACCGTCGCTATCACCAAAGCGTTCCTCGCAGTTGAAGGCGGCACCGCTGCCGCCTCGTCGCGAATCCACGACACCGTTGCGCGCCTGACCGAACAGGTCACCGCGACCTTCAAGCGTCGCATGCCATCGGGCGGCACCATCCACATCGAAGAAATCCAGGACCAGGTCGAACTGGCCCTGATGCGCGCCGGCGAGCAGAAAGTCGCGCGTGACTACGTGATCTACCGTGACGGCCGTTCGAAAGAGCGCGCAGCGCACGCTCCTGCCGAAGCAGCAGTCAACGCGCACCCGTCGATCCGCATCACCCGCGCCGACGGCAGCCTCGCGCCGCTGGACATGGGCCGCCTGAACACCATCGTTACCGAAGCCTGCGAAGGCCTGGAAGAAGTCGATGGCGACCTGATCCAGCGCGAAACCCTGAAGAACCTGTACGACGGCGTGGCCCTGACCGACGTCAACACCGCCCTGGTGATGACCGCCCGTACCCTGGTCGAGCGCGAGCCGAACTACTCGTTCGTCACCGCCCGCCTGCTGATGGACACCCTGCGTGCCGAAGGCCTGAACTTCCTCGAAGTCGCCGAAAGCGCCACCCATCACGAAATGGCCGACCTGTACGCCAAGGCCCTGCCGGCCTACATCGCCAAAGGTATCGAGTTCGAACTGCTGAACCCTGTGCTGGCCACCTTCGACCTGGAAAAACTGGGCAAGGCGATCAACCACGAGCGCGATCAGCAATTCACCTACCTGGGCCTGCAGACCCTGTACGACCGCTACTTCATCCACAAGGATGGCGTGCGTTTCGAACTGCCGCAGATCTTCTTCATGCGCGTGGCCATGGGTCTTGCGATCGAAGAGAAGCAGAAAGAAGACCGTGCGATCGAGTTCTACAACCTGCTGTCCTCGTTCGACTACATGGCTTCGACCCCGACGCTGTTCAACGCCGGTACCCTGCGTCCACAGCTGTCGAGCTGCTACCTGACCACCGTGCCGGATGACCTGTCGGGCATCTATCACGCGATCCACGACAACGCCATGCTGTCGAAATTTGCTGGCGGCCTGGGCAACGACTGGACGCCTGTCCGTGCGCTGGGTTCTTACATCAAGGGCACCAACGGCAAGTCGCAAGGCGTGGTGCCGTTCCTCAAAGTGGTGAACGACACCGCTGTGGCCGTGAACCAGGGTGGCAAGCGCAAAGGCGCTGTGTGTGCCTACCTGGAAACCTGGCACATGGACATCGAAGAGTTCATCGAGCTGCGCAAGAACACCGGTGATGATCGTCGTCGTACCCACGACATGAACACCGCCAACTGGATCCCTGACCTGTTCATGAAGCGTGTCTTCGATGACGGCAAGTGGACCCTGTTCTCGCCATCGGAAGTACCGGACCTGCACGACCTGACCGGTAAAGCCTTCGAAGAGCGCTACGAGTACTACGAAGCGCTGACCGAGTACCCGGGCAAGGTCAAGCTGTTCAAGACCATCCAGGCCAAAGACCTGTGGCGCAAGATGCTCTCCATGCTGTTCGAAACCGGCCACCCATGGCTGACTTTCAAAGACCCGTGCAACCTGCGCAGCCCGCAGCAGCATGTCGGCGTGGTCCACAGCTCGAACCTGTGCACCGAGATCACCTTGAACACCAACAAGGACGAGATCGCCGTTTGCAACCTGGGCTCGATCAACCTGCCGAACCACATCGTCGACGGCAAGCTCGATACCGCCAAGCTGCAACGCACCGTGAACACCGCCGTGCGCATGCTCGATAACGTGATCGACATCAACTACTACTCGGTGCCGCAAGCGAAGAACTCCAACTTCCGCCACCGTCCGGTCGGTCTGGGCATCATGGGCTTCCAGGACGCTCTGTACCTGCAGCACATCGCCTACGGCTCCGACGCTGCCGTCGAGTTCGCCGACAAGTCGATGGAAGCGGTCAGCTACTACGCGATCCAGGCTTCCTGCGACCTGGCCGACGAGCGCGGCGCCTACGAGACGTTCAACGGTTCGCTGTGGTCCAAGGGCATCCTGCCACTGGATTCGCAACAGATCCTGATCGAGCAGCGCGGCGAGAAGTACATCGATGTCGACCTGAAGGAAACCCTCGACTGGGCACCGGTTCGCGCCCGTGTACAGAAAGGCATCCGTAACTCGAACATCATGGCCATCGCACCGACCGCGACCATCGCCAACATCACTGGCGTTTCGCAGTCGATCGAACCGACCTACCAGAACCTGTACGTGAAATCGAACCTGTCGGGCGAATTCACCGTGATCAACCCGTACCTGGTTCGCGACCTGAAGGCTCGCGGTCTGTGGGACTCGGTCATGATCAACGACCTGAAGTACTACGACGGTTCGGTGCAGCAGATCGAGCGCATCCCGCAAGAACTCAAAGAGCTCTACGCGACCGCGTTCGAAGTGGACACCAAGTGGATCGTTGACGCCGCCAGCCGTCGTCAGAAGTGGATCGACCAGGCCCAGTCGCTGAACCTCTACATCGCCGGCGCATCGGGCAAGAAGCTCGACGTGACCTACCGCATGGCCTGGTACCGTGGTCTGAAAACCACCTACTACCTCCGTGCCCTGGCCGCGACCAGCACCGAGAAGTCGACCATCAACACCGGTAAGCTGAACGCTGTTTCCAGCGGCGGCAACCACGGCGACGATTCGGTCCTGGCCGCTCCGGCAGGTCCGGCGCCAGTGCCAAAGGCCTGCGCGATTGACGAGCCGGATTGCGAAGCTTGCCAATAA
- a CDS encoding 4'-phosphopantetheinyl transferase family protein: MHTTPALPACCTALDSHWPLPTVLADTVLLSTYFDPARLLGDDFQRSAVPAPPSIQRSVAKRQAEFLAGRICARAALQQLEGLNIVPPIGEDRAPVWPAHICGSITHSTGRAAAIVANKQHWRGLGMDQENLLSHERAERLAGEILTPAELQRMAAGSQEQLALRVTLTFSVKESLFKALYPIVQQRFYFEHAEVLEWTEAGQVRLRLLTDLSSEWRNGSELEAQFAVQDGQLLSLVSIPA, from the coding sequence ATGCATACCACCCCCGCCCTGCCCGCCTGCTGCACTGCGCTCGACAGCCATTGGCCGTTGCCGACGGTCCTGGCCGATACCGTGCTGCTCAGTACCTACTTCGACCCGGCACGCCTGCTTGGCGATGACTTCCAGCGCAGCGCTGTGCCGGCGCCACCGAGCATTCAGCGCTCGGTGGCCAAGCGCCAAGCCGAGTTTCTCGCCGGGCGCATCTGCGCCCGCGCCGCGCTGCAACAACTCGAAGGCCTGAATATCGTCCCACCGATCGGCGAAGACCGCGCGCCGGTTTGGCCGGCGCACATTTGCGGTTCGATCACCCACAGCACTGGCCGTGCGGCGGCGATTGTCGCCAACAAACAGCACTGGCGCGGCTTGGGCATGGATCAGGAAAACCTGTTGAGCCACGAGCGCGCCGAACGTCTGGCCGGGGAAATTCTCACCCCGGCGGAATTGCAGCGCATGGCGGCGGGTTCTCAGGAGCAACTGGCGCTGCGGGTGACCCTGACGTTTTCGGTCAAAGAGAGTTTGTTCAAGGCGCTCTACCCGATCGTGCAGCAGCGCTTTTATTTCGAGCATGCCGAAGTGCTGGAATGGACTGAGGCGGGACAGGTCAGGCTGCGGTTGTTGACGGATTTGTCGAGCGAATGGCGCAACGGATCGGAGCTGGAGGCGCAGTTTGCAGTGCAGGATGGGCAGTTGCTGAGTCTGGTCAGCATTCCTGCCTGA
- a CDS encoding response regulator, with the protein MEQQTWQVLIVEDDQRLAELTRDYLQANGLRVEIEGNGALAAARIIKEQPDLVILDLMLPGEDGLSICRKVRSQYDGPILMLTARTDDADQIHGLDLGADDYVCKPVRPRLLLARIQALLRRSDTPEPAAEKSRRLQFGPLVVDNALREAWLSDNGIELTSAEFDLLWLLVSNAGRILSREEIFTALRGIGYDGQDRSIDVRISRIRPKIGDDPDHPRLIKTIRSKGYLFVPEACADLAL; encoded by the coding sequence GTGGAGCAACAAACCTGGCAGGTATTGATCGTCGAGGATGACCAGCGACTGGCCGAGCTCACCCGTGATTACCTGCAAGCCAATGGCCTGCGCGTGGAGATCGAAGGCAACGGCGCGCTGGCGGCGGCGCGGATCATCAAGGAGCAGCCGGATCTGGTGATCCTCGATCTGATGCTGCCCGGCGAGGATGGCCTGAGCATCTGCCGCAAGGTGCGCAGCCAGTACGACGGGCCGATCCTGATGCTCACCGCGCGCACCGATGACGCTGATCAGATCCACGGCCTCGACCTCGGTGCCGACGACTATGTGTGCAAACCGGTGCGTCCGCGCTTGTTGCTGGCGCGCATCCAGGCGTTGCTGCGCCGCAGTGACACACCGGAGCCGGCCGCGGAAAAATCCCGGCGTTTGCAATTCGGTCCGTTGGTGGTCGACAACGCATTGCGTGAAGCCTGGCTGAGCGACAACGGCATCGAGCTGACCAGCGCCGAATTCGACCTGCTGTGGCTGCTGGTGTCCAACGCCGGGCGGATTCTGTCCCGGGAAGAAATCTTCACTGCCCTGCGCGGCATTGGCTATGACGGCCAGGACCGCTCAATCGACGTGCGCATCTCGCGCATCCGCCCGAAAATCGGCGACGACCCCGACCATCCGCGCCTGATCAAGACCATCCGCAGCAAAGGCTACCTGTTCGTCCCGGAAGCCTGCGCAGACCTGGCGCTGTGA
- the flgE gene encoding flagellar hook protein FlgE, producing MSFNIGLSGLYAANKQLDVTGNNIANVATAGFKSSRAEFADVYSATRLGTGTKVIGNGVRLANVSQQFTQGDINNTGNVLDMGINGSGFFTMSNNGSISYTRAGTFKVDDQGFITNTDYTSRLQGYGVDANGKIINGVLTDLKIDTSNLAPKSTSAVTSSINLNSSAPKIIDTGATAVVFDPSKPETYTKSFSTPIYDTQGNSHVMDQYMVKTGDNVWKVYTLVDGRNPDATGTNPVTTPPVASTLTFDSSGKLVQVSTPNPADPTNPIISSDLTLKNWVPGTVTNGNFTPNGAAANPNGVTISMASTTQYNADTSRTIPTQDGYATGQITNLTIDGTGTLFANFSNNQNKAIGQVALASFTNEQGLQAVGGTSWKETFASGIPGYDAPETGTLGSIQSNSLEESNVNLTNELVDLIKGQSNYQANAKTISTQSTIMQTIIQMT from the coding sequence ATGTCTTTTAACATCGGCCTTAGCGGTCTCTATGCCGCCAACAAACAACTCGACGTCACCGGCAACAACATCGCCAACGTCGCCACCGCCGGTTTCAAATCCTCGCGGGCAGAATTCGCAGACGTGTACTCGGCCACTCGTTTGGGTACCGGTACCAAAGTGATCGGCAACGGCGTGCGCCTGGCCAATGTGTCCCAGCAGTTCACCCAGGGTGACATCAACAACACTGGCAACGTGCTGGACATGGGGATCAACGGTTCCGGCTTCTTCACCATGAGCAACAACGGCTCGATCTCGTACACCCGTGCCGGTACGTTCAAGGTCGACGACCAAGGTTTCATTACCAATACCGACTACACCTCGCGTCTGCAGGGTTACGGTGTGGATGCCAATGGCAAGATCATCAACGGTGTGCTGACCGATTTGAAGATCGATACTTCGAACCTCGCGCCGAAATCCACTTCGGCGGTGACCTCGAGCATCAACCTGAATTCGTCGGCACCGAAAATCATCGATACTGGCGCCACTGCCGTCGTGTTCGATCCTTCCAAGCCTGAGACTTACACCAAGTCCTTCAGCACGCCGATCTATGACACTCAGGGCAACTCGCACGTCATGGATCAGTACATGGTCAAGACCGGCGACAACGTCTGGAAGGTCTACACTCTGGTTGATGGTCGCAACCCGGACGCTACCGGTACCAACCCTGTCACCACGCCGCCGGTGGCTTCGACGCTGACGTTCGACAGTTCAGGCAAACTGGTTCAGGTGAGCACGCCTAACCCGGCTGATCCGACTAACCCGATCATTAGCAGCGATCTCACGTTGAAAAACTGGGTGCCGGGCACCGTGACCAATGGCAACTTCACGCCTAATGGCGCAGCGGCGAACCCGAATGGCGTGACCATTTCCATGGCCAGCACCACCCAATACAACGCCGACACCTCACGCACGATCCCGACTCAGGATGGTTACGCTACCGGCCAGATCACCAACCTGACCATCGACGGCACCGGTACCCTGTTCGCTAACTTCAGCAACAACCAGAACAAGGCCATCGGCCAGGTCGCATTGGCCAGCTTCACTAACGAGCAAGGTCTGCAAGCTGTCGGCGGCACCAGCTGGAAGGAAACCTTTGCTTCGGGTATCCCGGGTTATGACGCTCCGGAAACCGGCACGCTGGGCTCCATTCAATCCAACTCGCTGGAGGAGTCGAACGTCAATCTGACCAATGAGCTGGTTGATCTGATAAAAGGCCAGAGCAACTATCAGGCGAACGCCAAGACCATTTCGACGCAGAGCACGATTATGCAGACCATTATTCAGATGACCTGA
- the flgD gene encoding flagellar hook assembly protein FlgD encodes MSVTDTTSSLSMNDILANSSKKASSTTSGGIASATNSATGGQALGKDAFLQLLVTQLKNQNPLDPQDNSAFVAQLAQFSSLEGITTLNSTVSGLAGNYNSSQALQASSLVGRNVIVQTNTAQLDDPSKGLTGSVTVPSSIAGGTVTITDKDGKTVRTIDLGSRAAGDASFTWDGKDTAGTVVPVGTYTFKANAPINGTATDLATYLPATVNSVTISQTGGELMLNLAGKGTVALSKVQTIGI; translated from the coding sequence ATGAGCGTTACGGATACCACCAGCAGCCTGAGCATGAACGACATCCTGGCCAACTCGTCGAAGAAGGCCAGCAGCACTACGTCGGGCGGCATCGCTTCGGCGACCAACAGTGCCACCGGCGGCCAGGCGCTGGGCAAGGATGCTTTCCTGCAATTGCTGGTCACCCAGCTGAAAAACCAGAACCCGCTCGACCCGCAGGACAACAGCGCTTTCGTTGCGCAACTGGCGCAGTTCAGCAGCCTTGAAGGCATTACCACGCTGAACTCCACCGTCAGTGGCCTTGCCGGCAACTACAACTCGTCGCAGGCGCTGCAAGCGTCGTCGCTGGTCGGTCGCAACGTGATCGTGCAGACCAACACCGCGCAGCTCGATGACCCGAGCAAAGGCCTGACCGGTTCGGTCACCGTGCCTTCGTCGATTGCCGGCGGCACCGTGACCATTACCGACAAGGACGGCAAGACCGTGCGCACCATCGACCTGGGCAGCCGCGCTGCCGGCGATGCCAGTTTCACTTGGGACGGCAAGGACACCGCCGGCACCGTGGTTCCGGTCGGCACTTACACGTTCAAGGCCAACGCACCGATCAACGGCACCGCGACCGACCTGGCGACCTACCTGCCAGCGACCGTCAACAGCGTGACGATCAGCCAGACCGGTGGCGAGCTGATGCTCAACCTGGCCGGCAAGGGCACCGTTGCCCTGTCCAAAGTACAAACCATTGGTATATAG
- a CDS encoding membrane protein has protein sequence MTRLNKLLLAFTLLGSSIAANADDTSNFAGLTFGQTSDKIDKSHALNNNLGNPNVTGAIDGNNTYGMRLGQQNSQGRYYATYDNVSGSHNGVKLRQENLLGSYDLFYPVGGSTKLFGGATAGLTKLTQDSPGFSRDSDIGYAIGGQVGVLQQVSQNTSVELGYRYLRSNASTEMKESGGSKQGSLDLTSSAQTYLSANYYF, from the coding sequence ATGACTCGTTTAAACAAATTGCTGCTGGCTTTTACCCTGTTAGGCTCCAGCATCGCGGCGAACGCCGACGACACCAGCAACTTCGCCGGCCTGACGTTCGGCCAGACCAGCGACAAGATCGACAAGTCCCACGCGCTCAACAACAACCTCGGCAACCCCAACGTCACCGGGGCCATCGACGGCAACAACACCTACGGCATGCGCCTCGGTCAGCAAAACAGCCAGGGCCGCTACTACGCCACTTACGACAACGTTTCCGGCTCGCACAATGGCGTTAAACTGCGCCAGGAAAATCTGCTCGGCAGCTATGACCTGTTCTACCCGGTGGGCGGCAGCACCAAGTTGTTCGGTGGCGCCACGGCCGGTCTGACCAAGCTGACGCAGGATTCGCCAGGTTTCAGCCGTGACAGCGATATCGGTTACGCCATCGGTGGTCAGGTCGGTGTGTTGCAGCAGGTTTCGCAGAACACCTCGGTGGAACTCGGTTACCGTTACCTGCGCAGCAACGCCAGCACCGAAATGAAAGAGAGCGGCGGCAGCAAACAGGGCTCGCTGGACTTGACCAGCAGCGCGCAGACCTACCTGTCGGCCAACTACTATTTCTAA